Proteins encoded together in one Thermoanaerobaculum aquaticum window:
- a CDS encoding alpha-ketoacid dehydrogenase subunit alpha/beta gives MGRKLQTAAAGERRAFWLEVARLALSSRLLDELEERELTPQGLVKYQFSAKGHELAQVLLAKSLNHPHDAAAVYYRSRPFVLACGLSLEEALRSSLARQGSMSQGRDVGVMFNLPSRGGATILPTAGDVGSQYAPAAGWAQAVLYHTRVLGESQWEGAIAVACGGEGSVAANGFWAALVMATTLQLPMLFLIEDNGRAISAPSSLQTPGGNIAANLKSFGNLKVLDGPGFELEETAQLVEEAVRWVREGRGPCLLRLEVPRLSGHTFIDTQAYRDPEELAREQGKDPLLRLRQQVGEETWRQLEAEAEAEIRRALDNALAAPTPPPESAATGVFATLPPGWQGQKRPVTAAPAEGPRINLVEGVRRTLAFELAANPRVLVFGEDVGVKGGVHGATLDLQRQFDKERVFDTSLSEVGILGRAQGMAMAGLRPVPEIQFRKYADPAYDTLVDIGLVRWRSAERFSAPVVVRMPLGVSRKTGDPWHSFSAEAIYAHTLGWRMAFPSNAADAVGLLRAALRGEDPVLFLEHRALLDSPEARRPYPGDDFVLPFGVAERLLAGDRVTVVTWGAMVYRCLAAAQAFPGQVELWDLRTLSPWDREAVVASVKKTGRLLVVHEDTLTAGFGGEIVASVVEDAFPYLDAPPLRLASLDCPVPYDAGLTNAVIPSEERIQSALAELLRF, from the coding sequence ATGGGGAGAAAACTACAAACAGCGGCGGCAGGGGAAAGGCGGGCCTTTTGGCTGGAGGTGGCGCGGCTGGCTCTGTCTTCGCGCTTGCTGGACGAGCTGGAGGAGCGGGAGCTTACCCCGCAAGGGCTTGTGAAGTACCAGTTCTCGGCCAAAGGCCACGAGCTGGCCCAGGTGCTTTTGGCCAAAAGCCTCAACCACCCCCACGATGCTGCGGCCGTGTATTACCGTTCCCGTCCCTTTGTACTGGCCTGCGGTTTGAGCCTGGAGGAAGCCCTGCGCTCGTCCCTGGCCCGACAGGGCTCCATGAGCCAGGGGCGGGATGTGGGGGTGATGTTCAACCTCCCGTCCCGGGGCGGGGCCACCATCCTCCCCACGGCCGGTGATGTTGGGTCGCAGTACGCCCCGGCGGCGGGATGGGCGCAGGCGGTGCTCTACCACACCCGGGTGCTGGGGGAAAGCCAGTGGGAAGGGGCTATCGCCGTAGCCTGTGGCGGGGAGGGCTCGGTGGCGGCCAACGGCTTTTGGGCTGCGCTGGTGATGGCCACCACCTTGCAGCTCCCCATGCTTTTTCTCATCGAGGACAACGGCCGCGCCATTTCCGCGCCCTCCAGCCTGCAAACCCCCGGGGGCAACATAGCCGCTAACCTGAAAAGCTTCGGGAACCTCAAGGTGCTGGACGGGCCCGGCTTTGAGCTGGAAGAAACGGCTCAGCTGGTGGAGGAAGCGGTGCGCTGGGTGCGGGAGGGCCGCGGCCCGTGCCTGCTGCGGCTGGAGGTGCCCCGCCTTTCCGGTCACACCTTCATTGACACCCAGGCCTATCGGGACCCGGAAGAGCTGGCCAGGGAGCAGGGCAAAGACCCCCTCCTGCGCCTTCGCCAGCAGGTGGGGGAGGAAACCTGGCGGCAGCTGGAAGCGGAAGCGGAGGCGGAAATCCGGCGGGCCCTGGACAACGCCTTGGCCGCTCCCACCCCGCCGCCGGAAAGCGCCGCCACCGGGGTTTTCGCCACCCTTCCTCCCGGGTGGCAAGGCCAAAAGCGGCCGGTGACGGCAGCACCGGCAGAAGGGCCGCGGATCAACCTGGTGGAGGGGGTGCGGAGGACGCTGGCTTTTGAGCTTGCCGCCAACCCCCGGGTGCTGGTCTTTGGAGAAGACGTGGGGGTGAAGGGCGGGGTTCACGGGGCCACCCTGGACCTGCAGCGGCAGTTTGACAAGGAGCGGGTCTTTGACACCTCCCTTTCGGAGGTGGGGATCCTGGGTCGTGCCCAAGGCATGGCCATGGCGGGGCTGCGGCCGGTGCCGGAAATTCAGTTCCGCAAGTACGCCGATCCGGCTTACGACACCCTGGTGGACATTGGCCTGGTGCGCTGGCGCAGCGCGGAGAGGTTTTCGGCGCCGGTGGTGGTGCGCATGCCCTTAGGGGTGAGCCGCAAAACCGGCGATCCGTGGCACTCCTTTTCCGCCGAGGCCATTTACGCCCATACCCTCGGCTGGCGCATGGCTTTCCCCTCCAACGCCGCCGACGCGGTGGGTTTGCTGCGGGCCGCCCTGCGGGGTGAGGACCCGGTGCTTTTCCTGGAGCACCGCGCGCTCCTCGATAGCCCCGAGGCCCGCCGTCCTTACCCCGGGGATGATTTCGTGCTGCCTTTTGGCGTGGCGGAAAGGCTCCTCGCAGGGGATCGGGTCACGGTGGTGACCTGGGGGGCCATGGTGTACCGCTGCCTGGCAGCGGCGCAGGCGTTTCCGGGTCAGGTGGAGCTTTGGGACCTGCGCACGCTTTCCCCCTGGGACCGGGAAGCGGTGGTGGCTTCGGTGAAGAAAACCGGCCGGCTGTTGGTGGTGCACGAGGACACGCTCACCGCCGGCTTTGGCGGTGAAATCGTGGCGAGCGTGGTGGAGGATGCTTTCCCCTATTTGGATGCGCCTCCTCTGCGCCTGGCCAGCCTGGATTGCCCGGTTCCCTACGACGCCGGTCTTACCAACGCCGTCATCCCCAGCGAAGAGCGCATTCAAAGCGCCCTGGCCGAGCTTCTGCGCTTTTAA
- a CDS encoding menaquinone biosynthesis family protein, producing METIRVAHSPDADDAFMHYAAVQGLVDTRGLRFEEVLADIETLNQAAREGRYEVTAISIHAYAYVADRYALLSSGASMGDGYGPVVIAQKPLTRSELRGQPVATPGRWTSARLALNLWQPEAQCVDVPFDQVAAAVRGGRVVAGVLIHEGQLTYRDEGFQLVVDLGAWWQQETGLPLPLGGNAIRRDLPREVARRVAAVLWDSVRWGLEHRPQALAHALSFARGLSQEKADRFVGMYVNRWTLDYGPQGREAVRRFLEEGARAGLVPAVPALEFVYPEET from the coding sequence ATGGAAACCATCCGTGTTGCTCATTCCCCCGATGCCGACGATGCCTTCATGCACTACGCGGCGGTGCAAGGGCTGGTGGACACCCGGGGGTTGCGTTTTGAAGAGGTCTTGGCCGACATTGAGACCCTCAATCAAGCGGCGCGGGAGGGGCGGTACGAGGTAACCGCCATTTCCATCCACGCTTACGCCTACGTGGCCGATCGCTACGCCCTGCTTTCATCGGGAGCTTCCATGGGCGATGGCTACGGGCCGGTGGTCATTGCGCAAAAGCCCCTGACCCGCTCCGAGCTCCGCGGCCAGCCCGTGGCGACCCCCGGCCGCTGGACCTCCGCACGCCTGGCGCTTAACCTCTGGCAGCCGGAAGCGCAGTGTGTGGACGTGCCCTTCGATCAGGTGGCGGCGGCGGTGCGCGGTGGCCGCGTGGTGGCAGGGGTGCTCATTCACGAAGGGCAGCTCACCTACCGGGATGAGGGCTTTCAGTTGGTGGTGGACCTGGGGGCCTGGTGGCAGCAGGAAACGGGCTTGCCGTTGCCGCTGGGGGGCAACGCCATCCGGCGGGATCTGCCCCGGGAGGTTGCCCGGCGGGTGGCGGCGGTCTTGTGGGATTCCGTGCGCTGGGGGTTGGAGCATCGCCCGCAAGCCCTGGCCCACGCTTTGAGCTTTGCCCGCGGCTTGAGCCAGGAGAAGGCCGATCGCTTTGTGGGCATGTACGTGAACCGCTGGACCCTGGACTACGGCCCCCAGGGCCGGGAAGCGGTTCGCCGTTTCCTGGAGGAGGGGGCCCGGGCCGGGCTGGTTCCCGCGGTGCCGGCGCTGGAGTTCGTTTACCCGGAGGAGACCTAG
- the mutL gene encoding DNA mismatch repair endonuclease MutL, whose translation MGRIRLLPDSVINQIAAGEVVERPASVVKELVENALDAQAQTITVRLAEGGRELIQVEDDGCGMDADDALLALERHATSKIASAEDLERLQTLGFRGEALPSIAAVSELTLETAPAPGEGSRVRVRFGRVLGQEPCGRPRGTKVTVEHLFARTPARRKFLRSEATELRYIVELIQGFAFAYPQVAFTLWHDGRKLAHFSPASSRAERLFQILGKNPEPPIVTQRGLLRLEAFLLPPTPARHVVVAVNQRLVKDRLLSGTLSRLLRSVKGEWQADLFLHLELPPQEVDFNVHPAKTELRFANPGAVTSFLAETLASALAKQHGAQPVRLPSPPTSSGHQPTLAFQVAEAARTAEVTPTPQVLPQSRPTTPWGRYLGQYRHTYLLVEDEEGLKLVDQHVAHERVLYEKLLGNLGPSPAQALLLPEILTVSPAVHALASEHLQELAELGVQLEPLSGGALRVCALPQAVSAGQAQELVLGLLEDLAQDAFPGRSWKEKTAASLACRAAIKKNTPLAALQAEQLLADLARCQDPYRCPHGRPVLLTLPHAEIERRIGRRN comes from the coding sequence ATGGGACGCATTCGCCTGTTGCCCGACTCGGTGATCAACCAAATTGCCGCCGGAGAAGTGGTGGAGCGGCCCGCCTCGGTGGTCAAGGAGCTAGTGGAAAACGCCCTGGACGCCCAAGCCCAAACCATCACCGTAAGGCTTGCGGAAGGCGGCCGGGAGCTCATTCAGGTGGAAGACGACGGCTGCGGCATGGATGCCGATGACGCCCTGCTGGCGCTGGAGCGCCACGCCACCTCCAAGATTGCCAGCGCCGAAGACCTGGAGCGCCTGCAGACCCTGGGGTTTCGCGGTGAGGCCTTGCCCTCCATTGCGGCAGTTTCCGAGCTGACCCTGGAAACAGCTCCCGCCCCCGGGGAGGGGAGCCGCGTGCGGGTACGTTTTGGGCGGGTGCTGGGGCAGGAGCCCTGCGGGCGACCCCGGGGCACCAAGGTGACGGTGGAGCACCTCTTCGCCCGCACCCCCGCCCGCCGCAAGTTCCTGCGCTCGGAAGCCACGGAACTGCGGTACATTGTGGAGCTCATCCAGGGGTTTGCCTTTGCCTATCCGCAGGTGGCCTTTACCCTCTGGCACGACGGGCGGAAGCTGGCCCATTTTTCCCCGGCCAGCTCGCGAGCCGAGAGGCTCTTCCAGATTCTCGGCAAAAACCCCGAGCCCCCCATCGTGACCCAGCGCGGCCTGCTGCGTTTGGAAGCCTTCCTGCTTCCCCCCACACCCGCCCGCCACGTGGTGGTGGCGGTCAACCAGCGCCTCGTTAAGGACCGTCTGCTTTCCGGCACCCTCTCCCGCCTTTTGCGCTCGGTAAAGGGGGAGTGGCAGGCCGACCTCTTCCTCCATCTGGAGCTCCCGCCCCAGGAGGTGGACTTCAACGTCCACCCGGCCAAGACCGAGCTGCGCTTTGCCAACCCCGGCGCGGTGACGTCTTTTCTTGCCGAAACCCTGGCTTCCGCCCTGGCCAAGCAGCACGGCGCCCAGCCCGTGCGCTTGCCCTCGCCGCCCACCAGCTCCGGCCATCAACCCACCCTTGCCTTCCAGGTGGCGGAGGCTGCACGAACAGCCGAAGTCACACCAACGCCGCAGGTCCTCCCCCAAAGCCGGCCCACCACCCCCTGGGGTCGCTACCTGGGACAGTACCGGCACACCTACCTGCTGGTGGAAGACGAAGAAGGGCTCAAGCTGGTGGACCAGCACGTGGCCCACGAGCGGGTGCTTTACGAAAAGCTTTTGGGGAACCTGGGGCCTTCTCCGGCTCAGGCGTTGCTGCTTCCCGAAATCCTCACCGTAAGCCCGGCCGTGCACGCCCTGGCCAGCGAGCACCTGCAGGAGCTGGCGGAGCTGGGAGTGCAGCTGGAGCCGCTGTCGGGCGGCGCTCTCCGCGTGTGTGCCTTGCCCCAGGCGGTTTCCGCGGGGCAAGCCCAGGAGCTCGTTTTGGGTTTGCTGGAGGACCTGGCCCAGGATGCCTTTCCAGGCCGCTCGTGGAAGGAAAAAACCGCAGCGTCCCTGGCTTGTCGGGCGGCCATCAAGAAGAACACGCCGCTGGCCGCCCTGCAAGCCGAGCAGCTGCTGGCCGATTTGGCCCGCTGCCAGGACCCCTACCGCTGCCCCCACGGCCGCCCGGTGCTCCTGACCCTGCCCCACGCGGAAATCGAGCGCCGCATTGGGCGCCGAAACTAA
- a CDS encoding acyl-CoA dehydrogenase family protein, translating to MDFGFSEQQLMIRQMVREFARERVAPGARERDESGQFPWDIFKEMAGLGLLGMVTPEEYGGSGLDVLSYLISIEELAWADASVAVGLSVHNSVCQWPIVHFGSEELKRRVLPPLAQGEVLGGIMLTEPDAGSDLASLSTTYRRVGDEFVLSGAKMWITNAGIAKYFVILATRDKSLGHRGISAFVLDAEQPGVLVDPPEKKMGLRSSVTAGVTLEEARVPVENLLGKEGEGFKIALATLDHSRLGIAAQAIGIAQRALDESLRYAKERVQFGKPIIQHQAIGFRLADMDTELEAARWLTYRAAWLSERGGNISRTSAQAKLLATETANRICNFAVQVFGGYGYSREYVVERLYRDVRVTTVYEGTSEVQRMVIARALERLASTAPEC from the coding sequence ATGGACTTTGGGTTTTCGGAGCAACAGCTCATGATCCGCCAGATGGTGCGGGAGTTTGCGCGAGAACGGGTGGCACCGGGGGCCAGGGAGCGGGACGAAAGCGGTCAGTTCCCGTGGGACATCTTCAAGGAAATGGCGGGTCTCGGGCTTTTGGGCATGGTTACCCCCGAGGAGTACGGAGGCTCCGGGTTGGACGTGCTTTCGTACCTCATCAGCATTGAGGAGCTGGCGTGGGCCGACGCTTCGGTGGCGGTGGGGCTTTCCGTACACAACTCGGTGTGCCAGTGGCCCATCGTGCACTTTGGCAGCGAGGAGCTGAAGCGCAGGGTCCTGCCGCCCCTGGCGCAAGGGGAAGTCCTTGGGGGCATCATGCTCACCGAGCCCGATGCCGGCTCGGACCTGGCCTCCTTGAGCACCACCTACCGGCGGGTGGGGGATGAATTTGTGCTTTCCGGGGCCAAGATGTGGATTACCAACGCCGGCATTGCCAAGTACTTCGTAATCCTCGCCACCAGGGACAAAAGCCTCGGCCACAGGGGAATTTCCGCTTTTGTTTTGGACGCCGAGCAACCCGGGGTGCTGGTGGATCCGCCGGAAAAGAAGATGGGGTTGCGGTCCTCGGTTACTGCTGGCGTGACTCTGGAGGAAGCTCGGGTGCCGGTGGAAAACCTTTTGGGGAAAGAAGGAGAAGGGTTCAAGATTGCCCTGGCCACCCTGGACCACTCCCGTCTGGGGATTGCCGCCCAAGCCATAGGCATTGCCCAGAGGGCCCTGGATGAGTCGCTGCGCTACGCCAAGGAAAGGGTGCAGTTTGGCAAACCCATCATCCAGCACCAGGCCATCGGTTTCCGCCTGGCCGACATGGACACCGAGCTGGAAGCCGCACGCTGGTTGACCTACCGGGCGGCCTGGCTTTCCGAACGGGGGGGCAACATCTCCCGCACCTCGGCGCAGGCCAAGCTCCTGGCCACCGAAACCGCCAACCGCATTTGCAACTTTGCGGTGCAGGTTTTTGGTGGCTACGGTTACTCCCGGGAGTACGTGGTGGAGCGGCTCTACCGCGACGTGCGGGTCACCACCGTGTACGAGGGCACCAGCGAGGTGCAACGCATGGTCATTGCCCGCGCCCTCGAGCGCCTGGCCTCCACCGCCCCAGAATGCTGA